TCGACGAGCCCGAACAACTCGGCATCCACGGCACCCACGTCGCCGTCGACTACGACCTGTGTATCGCCGACGGCGCCTGCCTCGAGGACTGCCCGGTCGACGTCTTCACCTGGGTCGATACGCCCGGCCACCCCGAGAGCGAGCGGAAGGCCGAGCCGACCCACGAGGCCCAGTGTATCGACTGCATGCTCTGCGTCGACGTCTGTCCGGTCGACGCGATCGACGTCGACGCCGGCCGGACGGCCTGATACCGGACCGGTTCGTCCCGACCCGCATTCACCAGCGGCTCCCTGCGGGAAGCCAGTCGAAAGAAAACGAGAGACATCGTTACTCGGCGCGGTCGACGTCGACGCGCTCTTTGAGCGTCTCGAGGTCGTCAGCCTCGGCGAGTTCCTGTAACCGCTCGCGGAAGTGCTCCTCGCAGAGACCGACCTTGAGTCCGTCGGTCTCGGCGGCGAACGCAGCTTCGCGGTCACAGTAGTGACAGTTCATGGGCGACCGTACGGAGCCAGACGCATTGAACCCTCCGCTATCGACGCGTCTGTCCGCTATCACGGAAGCAGGAGGTGGCGGTACTCCTCCTTCGAGAGCCCGGCGACGCCCAGGCGGTCGTCGTGGGCGTCGCTGCCACCCGTCGCCAGCAGCCCGTGGTCGTCGATGGCGCGTTCGACCGGCTCGAGGTCGACCTCGCGGCCGTAGGGGTAGTGGAGTTCGACGGCGTCACAGTCGGCCGCCAGCGCCAGCGCCGCCCCCGTATCCGCGTAGCGCAGCGGGTGGGCGAGCGAGACGAGCGTGCAGTGGTCGGCGAGCAGCGCCCGCCCGTACTCGAAGAAGGGAATCTCGCGGGGGACGAAACACGGCCCGTCGTTGCCGATGAGGTGTGCGAAGGCGTCCTCGTAGTCGTAGTCGGTGCCGGGGTGGGCGTCGATCGCTCGCGCGACGTGCGGGCGGCCGAAACCGGTGTCGACGGCGAGGTCGAGGTCGATCCCGAGTCGCTCCTCGACGGCGTCGACGATAGCTTGTCCGCGCTCGCGGCGGTTTCGCTGAATCTCCGAGAAGGCGGCCTCGAGTTCGGGGCCCGGGTCGACGCCGTAGCCGAGCAGGTCGACGCGCAACCCGCTCTCGGCCTCGACGCGCAACTCGACGCCGTGGACGATCGTGACGCCGTCGCGCTCGAGCACCGGCTCGTCGAACGGCTGGAGCCGGTCGTGGTCGGTGAGCGCGACGACGGAGACGTCCGCCAGCCGGGCGGCGTCGGGAACGGCCTCGAGCTCGAGGCTCCCGTCCGAGCGCGTAGTGTGGACGTGCAGATCCGCGTAGGGCATACCCTACCGGACTGGACTGGACAGTAAAGCCGTTTCTCAACGCCGTCGTTCACCCCTGGTAATGCTATCGACCTGCATCACGTCTCGGCGCCGCGAGCGGGCCGTGCTACTAGGCCCTCTAGGGCGTACAAGGAGTACCCGTCCCCCCGGGGTTGTTTATAGATAATGTTTATAATTATCGTTCACGCTGTTTCGGTTGCGATGTACATGACCGACGCCGACGCGCTCGTCGAATCGCACGCGTATCCGGCGACCACACAGGAGTTGATCGACGCCTACGGGGACCGAACCCTCGAGTTGCCCAACGGCTCCGAGACGATCGGCGACGTCCTCGCGCGCCTCGGGGCAGAGACGTTCGAATCGCCGGAAGAAGCCCAGTTCGCGATCTACTCGGCGGTGAGCCGCAAGGCGATCGGCCGCGTCGGGTACAGCGACCGCGACCCGACGCCGCTCGGCAGTCCGTACGCGCCCGACGCGGTGTCGTTCTAGGGCGCCGCCGTCGCGACCGCTCAAACGACTGTAAACTCGTCTCCGGCACACCCGCGAACCGTCCCGCGGTCGCACCAGGAAACCGGTACAGCAGCCGTCTCAGCCGAGAAACTCGAGGGCGCCGTCGAGTGCGAGGGGGACCGACCCCTTCCGGTAGCCCTCGACGCGGCCGTCCGGGCGGGCGCGGTAGACGACTGCCGGTCGGTGACGCACGTCCGGCTGTTCGCCGCGAACGGCGGCCCAGGCGTCGTCCTGGAAGCTCGAGCAGTCGACGAAGAGGACGGCGCCGCCGCCGTGATTCGCCAACTGCCCGCTCGTTTTCGTCTCGGCGGTGTCGCGGACGGCCGCGACGGGCCCGTTCGCGGCGCGGTTGGCCGGCGGCTGTGGTCGAGTGACCTCGACGAGAACGTTCGTAGTGTCGTCTTCCGCCCGGTAGTCGAGGGAGTGGCCCGTCGTCACCTCGATCTCGGGGGTGATCTCGTAGCCCGCGTCCGTGAGAAGCTTCGCCGCGATGAACTCGGCCATCGCGGCGCTCATTCGGACCCGGTCGACGTGGTTGCTGGTGCCGAGCTTGCCGGACATCACGTGGCGGTACCGATCCAGGGTGCCGGTCGCGAGAAACGACTCGAAAAAGCGGGTGGTCTCTCGCCGACCGGCGTCGGGAAAGCCCGCGGCGTGCTCTCTGAAAAAGGAGCGCGTCGACTCCCGGCCGTCCTTGGACATGAACACCGGCAGGAAAAACCAGGAGAGGTGCGGATAGTCGGCGAGCCACGGGTCCTCCTCGTGGAGGGTCGCGAGCAGTTCGCGCTGGGCCCACCGCGAGACGTGGTAGGGGACCTCCCCCCAGCCGAACTTGTCGGTCTTCCACAGCGACGACGGCGTTTCGGTGTTGCCCATCCAGTAGGCCTCGTCGTCGCGGCGGGCGAACAGCGCGAGGTCGCCGTTCGCCATCTCGAAGCGGTGCGTCTCCCAGCCGCCGTTGGTCGAAAAGCGGGGGGCGACGGCTCGAGCGCCGATGTTGTTCCGGAGCGGTTGCAGTATCTGCTGGCGAACCCGCTGCTCGCTCCAGTGCTGGGGCGAGTAACGGAAGCGAAGCGGCCGTGCCACGCCGACCTGTAGGGGTCGCGGCCGGATACGTGTTGTCCTCTCCCCGGTAGTCGATGTGTACAACCGTTACATTGATATGCGACAACTGCCAAGCTATGGGTGTACTTACCATGTCAATGGGTGCCTACGACGAGGATGAGCACGAGCGCCGTGAGCAACAGGCCTCGAGGGTGGACGCGGACTTCGACGACGAGCGAACCGTCTATCACGGGAAGATCGAGTACGACTCCGGCGAGTCGGCGGAAGCGCTGTTGAACAAGTTCGAGGAGATGAAGTCGAACTAGCGCCGAACGGACGGGTCGGCTGTGACGGCTCGCCGCTGGAGGACGACCGAGAGCGTCGCGACCGCGACGACGGCGAGGACGTGGCCGGACAGCGCCGCGACCAGCAGCGGCCGGTCGACGACGAACGGAACCAGCAGGAGCTGTACCGCCGCGAAACGGACGTTCATCGCGTCGACGCGCGCGTACCGCGCGGTCGTCTCGGCGTCGAACCCGTAGTCGAGCGCCCGCCAGAGCCCGGCGACGGTCGCCCACCAGCAGGTGCCGATCCGGTAGACGACGTCCCAGCAGACCAACAGGAGGACGAACACCGCGACCGGCGGCGGCTCCGACCCGAGCAGGCTCGAGAGCAGCGACTCCCCGCCGGTCTGGGGGTCGTAGACGAACAGGTAGGTGACGAAGGCGACGAACGTGAGCACGCCGAGGACGACCTCGATACTCGAGCCGAACAGCAGCCGCTGGTACGCCGGCGGCGTCGGCAGCGCCCGCACCGCCCGGCTGTACTCGAGCATGAGCCAGCTACCCGCGGCGGCGACGACGACCGCCGCGGTTCCCGCGAGCACGGCGCTCCAGAGGCCGTAGCGCCAGGCGACGACCACCACCGCCAGCTCGAAGCCGAGCAGCTGGACGGCGACCGCGAGCCGGTCCGAGACGTCGATCCCCGGCAGCGCCCCGACGATGCTCTCGTACACCCACGTCTCGCCGTACTCGGGGCGCATCACTCCGCGCCCGGCTCGGGCGCCTCGAGCGAGACGTCACCCCAGCCGGTCTGGTCCTCGAGGGCCGCCGAGATCGCGTCCTCGATCGGCGTCAGCTCGACGGGAACGAGCCCCTCGATGCGGTCGTCGGTGACGACCACCTCGTTGGTCATCCCCTCGAGCAGCGACGGGACGAGCCGGCCGCCGATGAACCCGGTCGCACCCGTCACCAGCACGTTCATACCTCGAGTACGGCGATTACCGGTTTAACTGGTCGCCTTGTACTCGATCTCGGTGCGGCCCCTCGGTCAGTCCGTCCCCTCCTCGAGGGCGTCCCAGCCCGGCGTCGGCGGGGCGCCACGGGCGTCCTCGACCACCGCGCCGAGATCCGGATCGGGCCGCGTTCCGCGTTCGGCGCGCTCCGCCCACTCACGGATCGCCCGCCCGGCCCAGGAGTCGGCCTCGAGAACCCGCGCTCTGGCGCGGTCGTAGTGGGGCTCCGAGATCGCGAGGGTGCCGGGACTCGAGGCGGCGGCCACCGCGACGAACTCGGCGCGGTCGGCCGCCGTGAGTTCGCCCGCGGCCGAACGGGCGACCGCGCCCTCGAGGTCGGCGGGGCGGGGGTGACAGAAGAGCTTCTGACCGAGCGCCTGCGGGCCGAGCAACAGTCCGCCGACGGCCGCGGGCTCGTCGTCGACCAGCCGCTCGCCGCCGAACCGGGCTTCGACGCGTTCGCACTCGGTCTCCTGCTCGAGCGCGAGGTTGTGAGACGGGTACTCCGCGCACTCGGCAGGGTACAGCTCGTCGCCGTGGATCCGACACTGGAGCGTCTCCGGGTCGAGAAAGACGCAGGCGGGAAGCCAGGCCGGCTCGACGCCGAACGGCGCGACCGGCTTCGTCGGCTTGCGGAGGCCGACGAAGAAGGCGGGGCGGCCGGCGACCGCGGCGACGGCGTGGCCGTCGATCTCGACGCCCTCCTCCGGGTTCGCGGCCTCCCAGAGCCGGGGGACGAGCGCGTCGCCGTAACCGGCCTCGAGGAACGACCGCACCTCGTCTCGGGCGAGCGGGACCAGGTTGTAGACGTCGTCAAGCGGGGCCCGCGGGCCCCGTCGCTCGTGTTCGATCGCCTCGCTGTCCTCGAGCAGCGGCCGCCAGTCGATACAACAGCCCGCACAGCCAGCGCAGTTCACCTCCATGATCGTCTCGACGGCGGCCGACGGCATATACACCTGGCTACACTCCAGTCATCGGTGGCGTGGACTGACCCGCCGTCCGAACGCGTCTCGCGACCACTCCCGGCACCCGAGCGGTGAATCCATCACGGCCAGGTACGATACTCGAGTCCGGGGGAACGACTTTGACCGCGCGCGACCGAGAGTCGCCATGGGTCAGGACTCCTGTGACGGCTGCGGCCGCGCGGTCTCGGTGACGGGCGGGATCGCCAACCTCTGGACGTTCGGCGAGGGCAGCGAGGGAACCGCGATGGTCCTCGAGTTCGACGGCGAGGAGCGCGACGCAGCGGAGCCGTCGAGGTATCTGCTCTGTTACCCCTGTATCGAGGCGCTGCCCGACAACCCGGTCCCCGCGGACGTCGACGCGCTCGAGGCCGTCGACGAGGAGACCTCGCGACTCGAGCGGTAGCGGGGGTGAAAACCGAGCGGGGAACGGAAGGGGTGGGATTCGAACGCCACGAGGCCGGATGGCCTCCACGGCGCCGGGTTGGCGCCGCGGTGCTCTTCCGCTGAGCGACCCTTCCTCACTCGAGTCCGTCGGGCGGGTTCGTATTCGTAATCGGCCGCCTACCAGCGGGTAGGGAGTGGTTTCGGGTCGGTCGAGGCAGTGTTGAGGACTACGGACCGGCACCACCGGCCCGCTTCGACGCACTCCGTGTCGCATCACGCTCATTGCGGGCGAAAAACACGGCGACAGTATTCGCGTACACGGACTGCCGCGACTACCGAGGGATTCTCAGCGTTCGGCCTCACTCCATAGCTTTTAGGGCTCGGCCGCCCCCTGCTGTGAACAGTGAACCCCGAGCGGATCTTCGACGCCTTCCCCGCCCCCAGCTACCGCGGCACCCAGGAGCGAGCGCTCGCCGACATCCGCGACGCCTTCCTCGAGGGAAACGACGTCGTCCTCGTCCGCGCGCCGACCGGCAGCGGCAAGTCCCTGCTGGCGCGGGCGGTCGCCGGCTGCGCCCGTAGTGCGGAGGAGGCCGAGCCCAGCGAGGCCTCGGGCGCGTACTACACCACCCCGCAGGTCTCCCAGCTCGACGACGTCGCGGGTGACGCCCTCTTACAGGACCTCAACATCATCCGCGGGAAGTCGAACTACACCTGCATCCTCCCCGGCGAACTCGACACGCCGGTCAACCAGGCCCCCTGCGTCCGCGAGCGGGGGTACGACTGCGCGGTGCAACACCGCTGTCCGTACTTCTCGGATCGGGCGATCGCCTCGAACCGCGAGATCGCGGCGATGACGCTGGCGTACTTCATGCAGACCGCCGGCAGCGAGGTGTTCCGGAAACGGGACGTCGTCGTCATCGACGAGGCCCACGGGCTCGCCGAGTGGGCCGAAATGTACGCCACTATTCAACTGGGACCGCGGACGGTGCCGTTCTGGGACGAGTTGCGGGTGCCCCAGGTCGAAAGCGTCGAGCGGGCCGCCCGCTACGCCGAGAGCCTCGCGGGGACCTGCGAGCGCCGTAAGGACGACCTGCTCGCGACCGACCAGCTCTCGCCCGCCGAGGTCCGCGAGCGCGACCGCCTCCAGGAGCTGATCGGCGAACTCGACTGGTTCGTCTCCGACTACCGCGATCCGGAGAGTCCGACGACGTGGCTGGTCGACCAGTCGGAGCCGGCGGGGACTCGAGGCGCAAGCGCGGACGACGACGGTGACGACGAGGACGAACTGGGCGGCCCCCTCACCATCAAACCGATGAACCCCGAGCGCTACCTCCACCACACCGTCTGGGACCGGGGGAACACGTTCGCGCTGCTCTCGGCGACTATTCTGAACAAGGAGGCGTTCTGCCGGCACGTCGGCCTCGAGCCGAGCCGGGTCGCCCTCGTCGACGTCGCCCACACGTTTCCCGTCGAGAACCGGCCGCTGTACGACGTCACCCAGGGGAAAATGACCTTCGAGCACCGCTCGGAAACGGTGCCGAAGATCGCCCGGACGATCGTTCGGATCATGCAGAACCACCCCGACGAGAAGGGGTTGATCCACGCCCACTCCTACGACATTCAGGAGCAGCTAGCGAGCCTGCTCGCCGACTTCGGCGTCGGCGACCGCGTTCGAACCCACACGCGCGACGACCGCGACGCCGACCTCGAGGCCTGGAAGGCCAGTTCGGGCGCAGACGTGTTCGTCTCCGTCAAGATGGAGGAAGCCCTCGACCTCAAGGGCGACCTCTGTCGCTGGCAGGTGCTGTGTAAGGCGCCGTTTCTCAACACGAGCGACTCCCGCGTCGCTCACCGCCTCGAGGAGGGACAGTGGGCGTGGTACTACCGCGCCGCCTTGCGCACCGTGATCCAGGCCTGCGGCCGGGTGATTCGGGCGCCTGACGACTACGGGGCGACCTACCTCGCGGACTCGAGCCTGCTCGACCTGTTCGAGCGCGCCCGAACCGACATGCCCGACTGGTTTTCCGCGCAGGTCGACCGACTCTCCGAGCCGGAGCTGCCGGCGTTCGATCCGGCGACGGCGGCCGAGAGCGCTCGAGGAGGAGGCCGCGGGTTCGACCGGCGGCGAAACAGCTCCGGCGGGTCCGGCGCCGACGGCTCGGCGTCCGGAACCTCGAGGCGCCGCCGGGGCCGGTCGTCGCGCTCGAGTCCGCTCGCGGACGTCTGGGACACCGACGGATAACGAGTGGAGGCGGCGACGGCGACCGGCCGGACTGTCAGAGGCACTGAAAGTAGCGACGGCGCGCGGTGAGACAGTCGCCGTCTCCGCATACGACAGTAGGAAATCGACCGTCAACTATCTACTCCCCGGGACCTGTTGCACGGTGTGAAACAGCGGATCAGCGGTCGACACGGTCCGGTCGACCGACCAGCTCCTCCGCGGGGCGGGCGTCGTCCGCGTACCGGCAGTACCGGGTTCGCGCCCACGATCGGAGCCGGTCGTCGGTGCTGTCGACGACCGCGAGCAGCCGTCCCTCCTCGTAGGCGCCGAGAAAGACGTGCTCGCCGTAGAGCGTGATCCCCATCGACGGCTCCGCGGCGGCGACGGAGAGCTCGTACCCCTCGAGGGCGATCGACTCCCGCAGTTTCTCCGGGTACTGCTCGCGCACCGCCCGGAACGCCTCCTCGCCGACGACGAGCGCCGTCGGCGTTCCGCCGAACACGATCGGCGCGTGGGCGGTCATGAACTGCCGGCTGACGATCGGCGTCACGCCGCGGAGGCGGTCACCATCGACCGCCTCGAGCCTGTCGACGTACCACTCGAGCGGGCGCTGCGGGTTCCCCTCCGTCGCCGTCTCGACGGCGGCGGTTTCGAGCCAGGAGAGGCCGATCTCACCCTCGAGCGGCGCGTCGAGTTCGGAGAGAACCGGCTCGACGCGCTCGAGCGTTCGAAATCGCGTTCGCGCGGTGCGGTAGACGTCGAGGGCGAGCGCGCCCGCTCCGGTCGCCGTGTAGCCGCCGTCGACCCGCCGAGCCCAGTTCCGGTCGACGAGCTCCGACAGCGTGCGGTGGACGGTCGTCCGCGATACCCCCGTGTGGTCGACAAGCTCCGAGGGCTGTGCGACGACCGTCGTGAGCCGCTCGAGGATCGACACTCGAACGGGCGAGCCGGAGAGGAAGGCGAGTTCGGTGTCCGTCACGCCAGTCATAGCGGGAGATCACTCGAGCGGAATAAATCGTTGTATACTCCGACCTGCCGCGGCGCCCGTCGGTGGCGGCGACGGATCGCCGGAAGCCGAGTCAGTCGGCTTCGGGTCCGGGCGCGCGACCGAAGCCGTTCCGGCGGTCAGAACATGTACATTGCGCCCCAGGCGACCATCGACGACATCATCAGGAACGCAAAGAGCAGCGCGATGAGCTGGTTCTTGTCCATCGGATTCGGGTTGTCGGGCGGGAAGTATGAATGTTCGGAGGGTTACTCGACCCGGACGTCCACGACGACGTGTGCGACGCCCGCGCTGTGGCTCTTGACCCGGCGCCGGTCGAGCACCTCGACCGACCGGCCCGTCCCCTCGACCGCGTCCTCGAGTCGCGCGAGCGGGCGCGCCCACAGCCGCGACTCGGGGGTCGCCTCGTGGTAGTGGATCACGCCGCCCGAACGGAGGGCCTCGAGGGCCGCCGGGAGGAACTCGCGGGCCTCGTCCGTGCGGTGACCCCGATCGTCGCCGTCCGCGCTCCCGTAGTACCCCATCACGACGCGGTCGGCGTCGATCTCGCCCGCGAGGTCACGACAGTCGCTCATGTACGCGTCCACGCGGTCGGTGACGTCGTTGAGCACGGCGTTCTCGAGGAGGTAGCGAAACGCCGTCGGGTTGATCTCGGTCGCCGTCACCGCCGCCCCGGCGCGAGCCATCGGGAGGGTGAAGTAACCGATGCCCGCGAACATGTCGAACACCCGCTCGTCGGGGGAGACCACGTCTCCCATCCGGGCGCGCTCGGCCTGATTGCCCGGCGAGAACATCACTTCCGTCGGGTCCAGACCGTACCGGGTGCCGTGTTCGACGTGGACCGTCTCGGTGGTCGTCGACCCCGCCAGGTGGCGCGTCCGCGGACGGCGGTAGGTGCCCGCCTCGCCCGCGTTCTCGATCCCCTCGTCCGCGAGGACGGTCTCGGCCTCCCCGTGGAGGTCGAGCAGGGCGTCGCCGAGTTCGCGGGCCCGCTCGTCGGAGAGCGCGTCGGGGACCGAGACCAGGACGACCGAGCCGACCACCGCCCACGACGAGGGCGCCGCCTCGAGGTCGGCGTCGCTCCACCCCCGCGCTGCGAGGTACCCCTCGAGGTCGCGGCTCCGGCGGTCGGGATCGAGCTGGCGAACGACCTCGAGCACCCGCGTCTCCCGTGGCGGGTCGCTGATCGGGAGCGCGACGGTGTCGGAGCCGTACTCCCGGACGTGTCTCGAGTCGTCGTAGACGCCCTCCGCCCGGAGCGCGGCGATCGCCGTCTCCGAGTGGGGCTTCTCGACGACGGCGGCCAGCGGCGGGTCGTCCGCAGTCGGCGACAGCTCGGTCACACCAGCGTCGTCCTCCCCGTCCTCGCGGCCGTCACTCATCGTCGGGCAGGATGTGCAGCCCGGCGCGGCTTTTCAGCACGGGAACGGTGTCGGCGTCGGGGTCGAAGTAGTCCGGCCGGGCGACCGTCTTCGCCCGGTAGGTCTCGGGATCGAGCACCTGGACGGCGCGGTCGTCCTCGACCGTGACGACGGTCGTCTCGACGGCGTCCTCGCGCTCGCCGAGCTTTCGCGCCGGCGGGGAGTTCCCCTCCTCGTAGCTCGCCTCGTAGCGGTCGCCGGTCGTCAGCCGAGTTCCCTTGAGGTTGCCGCGGGCGCTGCGGACGAGGATCGGGCCGTCGGTGTCGGCGTCGTCCTCGAGGGCGATCACGTCGCCGGGGGTGTACGGCGGCAGGCGGACGGCGAACGTCACGCGGTAGACGCCGTTGCCGTCCTCGTCCTCCGTGACGAGCGTCTCGGCGTCGGTGACGGTACCGCCGAACTCCTCGACCATCTTGTTCGCGATCTTCTTGCCGATCTTGTTGGTCGAGAGCTTGATGTCGAGGCCGTCCGCCGTCTCGGTGGTTTCGGTGACGAACGCGTTCCGGTCGCCGGTCGCCTCCATCTCGGCGACGACCCGGTTCGCGATCGTCTTCGCGCGCTCGACTTCCTCGGCGGTCGGTGTGCGGTCTTCCGCGCGGATCTGGACGATGCTGGCGTAGTAGTCGCCGGCGATCCGCCCGCAGCGGGTACACGTCTGGCGGGCGATCCGCACCGGCACCGTCACCTGCTCTTCGACCGGCGTGGCGCCCGCGAGGTCGCCCGCCGCGTCGACCTCCGACGGCCGCTCGACGACGCCGGTGAAGTAACAGTGCATCCTGATCGTGTTCGGGTCGATCTGCTCGGGTTCGACCTGCCAGGCCACGTCCTCGACGTCGACGTGGACGGACAGCGCCTCGCTCACCTCGTCGATCGCGACGTCGGTGTAGTCGTCCGCGCCCACGTCGACCCACCGGTTGCCCCGGTAGACGGCGCCACACTGGGCGCAGACCCGGACGTCGATCCGGTCGGGAGCGTCGACGAACTCGAAGTCCTCGAAGTAGCAGGCGTCGCAGAGGTCGACCTCGGCGCCGGGTCGAAGCGGGTCGGCAGCGTGCCCGCCGGCACGTTCAGCAGCGTGCCCGCCGGCACGTTCGTCGCTCGCCGCCCGCTCGGGAACGGGGTCGCCACAGCGGGGACAGAACGCACGCGAGTCAGTCATCGTCCACACTTTGTGACTGATCGAGTTAAGCGACGCGTTCCACCCGAAACGGAGGGCGAGAAACGTGTCGAGTGGTCTCACAGTCTGAGAACTCCACGCGAAACCAGGGGGTCGACAGCGTGCGCATCCACCGCCGCAGCCGGCCGCCACGGCGCGATGTCGGGCGGTCAGGCGACGACGACCGACGGCGCCACTCGAGCCGGAACGAACCGCTCGCGGTCCCGCGAGCGGGGGCGATTGCGGTCGCCGTCGCGTGGCGGTCAGCCGGTCGTCAGACGCGTCCGGCGTACGCCCCGTCAGACGGTCCCCCGTCGTGCGAACTCCATGCGAAACGAGGGGGTTGTCGAGTCCCGGCCGGCGGGACGGTCGGGGTCGGAGTCGCCACCGGAGGTGACAGGCATCGGCGAGATTTATCCCGCCGGGGCGCCTCGAGTCGAGTATGGACTGGCAACCGGACTGGGGGCTTCGCGGGCGAATGGTCCTCACGATGTTTCTGTTGTTCGCGGTGTATCTGGCGTTCGTCGTCGTGCTGGTCGAGGCGTTCGGCGGCAGCCTGTTTCTCGTCGCCCTCCTGCTGGGGAGTTTCTCGCTGGTACAGTTCTTCTTCAGCGATCGGCTGACCCTGTGGAGCATGGGTGCGAAAGAAGTCGAAGAGAGCGAGTACCCCCAGTTGCACGCCGCGGTCGACCGGCTGGCTCAGCAGGCCGACCTCCCGAAGCCGACGGTCGCGGTCGTCGACTCGAAGGTGCCGAACGCCTTCGCGACGGGGCGCTCGCCGAGCAACGCCGCCGTCGCGGTGACGACCGGCCTCCTGCGGACCCTGGATCGGGACGAACTCGACGGCGTCCTGGCACACGAACTCGCCCACGTCAAGAACCGCGACGTGGCCGTGATGACCATCGCCTCCTTCCTCTCGACGGTCGCGTTCCTGATCGTCCGCTTCGGTTCGCGAACGATGTTCTACACCGGCGGCCGAAGCCGCGGTGGAAAGGGCGCGGCCGGTATCCTGGTCGCCATCCTCGTCTCGCTGCTGGTCTGGATCATCAGCTACGTTCTGATTCGGGCGCTCTCGCGCTACCGGGAGTTCGCCGCCGATCGGGGCGCCGCGGCGATCACGGGCAACCCGAGCGCGCTCGCCTCCGCGCTCATGAAGATCTCCGGCGAGATCGAGAAAGTGCCCGACAAGGACCTCCGCGAGGAGGCCGAGATGAACGCCTTCTTCATCATCCCGCTGAAGTCGGGGGTCGTCGGTCGGCTGTTCTCGAC
Above is a genomic segment from Natrononativus amylolyticus containing:
- a CDS encoding 60S ribosomal export protein NMD3; the protein is MTDSRAFCPRCGDPVPERAASDERAGGHAAERAGGHAADPLRPGAEVDLCDACYFEDFEFVDAPDRIDVRVCAQCGAVYRGNRWVDVGADDYTDVAIDEVSEALSVHVDVEDVAWQVEPEQIDPNTIRMHCYFTGVVERPSEVDAAGDLAGATPVEEQVTVPVRIARQTCTRCGRIAGDYYASIVQIRAEDRTPTAEEVERAKTIANRVVAEMEATGDRNAFVTETTETADGLDIKLSTNKIGKKIANKMVEEFGGTVTDAETLVTEDEDGNGVYRVTFAVRLPPYTPGDVIALEDDADTDGPILVRSARGNLKGTRLTTGDRYEASYEEGNSPPARKLGEREDAVETTVVTVEDDRAVQVLDPETYRAKTVARPDYFDPDADTVPVLKSRAGLHILPDDE
- the htpX gene encoding zinc metalloprotease HtpX, with the protein product MDWQPDWGLRGRMVLTMFLLFAVYLAFVVVLVEAFGGSLFLVALLLGSFSLVQFFFSDRLTLWSMGAKEVEESEYPQLHAAVDRLAQQADLPKPTVAVVDSKVPNAFATGRSPSNAAVAVTTGLLRTLDRDELDGVLAHELAHVKNRDVAVMTIASFLSTVAFLIVRFGSRTMFYTGGRSRGGKGAAGILVAILVSLLVWIISYVLIRALSRYREFAADRGAAAITGNPSALASALMKISGEIEKVPDKDLREEAEMNAFFIIPLKSGVVGRLFSTHPPTERRIEALRDIEREMAVS
- a CDS encoding class I SAM-dependent methyltransferase produces the protein MSDGREDGEDDAGVTELSPTADDPPLAAVVEKPHSETAIAALRAEGVYDDSRHVREYGSDTVALPISDPPRETRVLEVVRQLDPDRRSRDLEGYLAARGWSDADLEAAPSSWAVVGSVVLVSVPDALSDERARELGDALLDLHGEAETVLADEGIENAGEAGTYRRPRTRHLAGSTTTETVHVEHGTRYGLDPTEVMFSPGNQAERARMGDVVSPDERVFDMFAGIGYFTLPMARAGAAVTATEINPTAFRYLLENAVLNDVTDRVDAYMSDCRDLAGEIDADRVVMGYYGSADGDDRGHRTDEAREFLPAALEALRSGGVIHYHEATPESRLWARPLARLEDAVEGTGRSVEVLDRRRVKSHSAGVAHVVVDVRVE